The following are encoded in a window of Persicobacter psychrovividus genomic DNA:
- a CDS encoding S9 family peptidase has protein sequence MKIFRRAIILLLFCTFFSEVNAQTTTPKLDIATLMQGDAFVGHLPDGAFWSIDGRAVYYHRKKDDNAYASLYRYDLETKNTMEVPESDYPYIPRNIVWNAERSQGAYLWQGNIYLVRQDSNKGQLAYQSTQRSGSLAWVDQGLTFTQNGNLYLLEQQPFALRQLTDFRSGTDPKTKKISAQKKWLKEDQLREFEILSAWDQRKKGKEAHLKATSVQALKPIYFGGASLYTVKASKDAKIIFYTTYTPAKATKTKMPKWVTASGYVEYGSYRSKVGDKQPTYRSYLYHVEEDTVVEINTATIEGIKDRPQYLKNYLQAGQEWQAEGEKEREVMIHEPVFSSDGKQAVVVIRSADNKDRWLMSLDLQNGTLSLLDRQHDDAWVGGPNISSWNGSRGALGWIDDEQVWFQSEKTGYSHLYTVNVTTKKIKALTKGDFEILEAELTQDKEAFFLLSNKKTPMEQHVYRMSVKGGKMEPLTQQSGGYSFTVSPDEKMLALRFSTANKPWELMLKPATAKSAMVAITHSTTPAFEAFEWRMPALKTFEARDGQQVYGRMFRPEEPNNKAVIFVHGAGYLQNVHSWWSAYFREYMFHNFLADQGYTVFHIDYRGSAGYGRDWRTGIYRHMGGKDLTDHEDAVKWLKQNYGIEKVGIYGGSYGGFMTLMAMFNAPALFDAGAAIRSVTDWAHYNHGYTSNILNTPAQDPKAYYDSSPIYFADGLQGPLLILHGMEDDNVQFQDVVRLNQKLIELGKENWQMALYPIEPHGFREANSWTDEYKRIFKLFEEHL, from the coding sequence ATGAAGATTTTTAGAAGAGCAATTATCTTGCTTCTTTTTTGTACTTTTTTTAGTGAGGTCAATGCACAGACCACCACTCCGAAGCTCGACATTGCTACCCTGATGCAAGGGGATGCTTTCGTGGGACATTTGCCCGATGGCGCATTTTGGTCGATCGATGGACGGGCAGTTTACTATCATCGAAAGAAAGATGATAACGCTTATGCATCGCTTTACCGTTATGATCTCGAAACAAAAAATACGATGGAAGTTCCTGAATCGGATTATCCATATATTCCCCGCAATATCGTCTGGAATGCGGAACGCTCACAGGGCGCTTATCTGTGGCAGGGGAATATCTATTTGGTGCGTCAGGACAGTAATAAAGGACAGTTGGCTTATCAGAGCACACAGCGGTCGGGTTCTTTGGCATGGGTGGATCAGGGACTGACCTTCACGCAGAATGGAAATCTATACCTGTTGGAGCAACAGCCTTTTGCGCTTCGTCAATTAACAGATTTTCGTTCGGGAACGGATCCCAAGACAAAGAAAATATCGGCACAGAAAAAATGGCTGAAAGAGGATCAGCTGCGTGAATTTGAGATTTTGAGCGCATGGGATCAGCGTAAGAAAGGTAAAGAAGCGCACCTGAAAGCCACAAGTGTGCAGGCGCTGAAGCCCATTTACTTCGGTGGGGCATCTTTATACACCGTGAAGGCATCAAAGGATGCAAAGATTATTTTCTATACAACTTATACCCCTGCCAAAGCGACTAAAACAAAAATGCCCAAGTGGGTAACTGCTTCGGGATATGTGGAGTATGGTAGCTACCGTTCTAAAGTTGGCGATAAGCAACCGACTTACCGATCTTATTTGTACCATGTGGAGGAAGATACCGTGGTGGAGATTAATACCGCTACCATCGAGGGGATAAAAGACCGCCCGCAGTACCTTAAAAATTATCTGCAAGCAGGTCAGGAATGGCAGGCTGAAGGTGAAAAAGAGCGCGAGGTGATGATTCATGAACCTGTATTCTCTTCAGACGGAAAACAGGCGGTAGTCGTGATTCGTTCGGCGGATAATAAAGACCGTTGGCTGATGAGCCTTGACCTTCAGAATGGTACTTTATCGTTATTGGATCGTCAGCATGATGATGCCTGGGTCGGTGGGCCGAATATTAGCAGTTGGAATGGGAGTCGCGGAGCCTTAGGCTGGATTGATGATGAGCAGGTGTGGTTTCAGTCGGAAAAAACGGGCTATTCTCATTTGTACACCGTGAACGTAACGACCAAAAAAATAAAGGCGCTCACCAAAGGGGATTTTGAAATTCTTGAAGCGGAACTTACCCAGGATAAAGAGGCCTTCTTCCTGTTGTCGAATAAGAAAACGCCTATGGAGCAGCACGTCTATCGCATGTCGGTGAAGGGCGGGAAAATGGAGCCCCTTACACAGCAATCAGGCGGTTATTCTTTTACGGTTTCCCCTGATGAAAAAATGCTTGCACTGCGTTTCTCTACGGCCAACAAACCCTGGGAACTGATGCTGAAGCCTGCTACGGCAAAATCAGCGATGGTGGCCATTACACATTCGACAACGCCAGCATTTGAGGCTTTTGAATGGCGGATGCCAGCGCTCAAAACATTTGAGGCAAGGGATGGTCAGCAGGTTTACGGAAGAATGTTCCGCCCTGAGGAGCCGAATAATAAGGCGGTAATTTTTGTGCATGGTGCGGGCTATTTGCAAAATGTACATTCGTGGTGGAGTGCCTATTTTCGGGAGTATATGTTCCATAATTTTTTGGCCGATCAGGGGTACACTGTTTTCCATATTGATTACCGTGGAAGTGCGGGTTATGGCCGCGACTGGCGTACTGGAATTTATCGTCATATGGGTGGTAAAGACCTTACTGACCATGAGGATGCCGTGAAGTGGCTGAAGCAAAATTATGGCATTGAGAAGGTGGGGATTTACGGTGGTTCTTATGGAGGTTTCATGACACTGATGGCCATGTTCAATGCCCCTGCGCTATTTGATGCGGGTGCAGCGATTCGTTCGGTTACTGACTGGGCACATTATAACCATGGTTACACCAGCAATATTTTAAATACGCCCGCACAGGATCCAAAGGCTTATTATGACAGCTCACCGATTTATTTTGCGGACGGGCTTCAGGGGCCGTTGTTAATTTTGCATGGCATGGAGGACGATAATGTGCAGTTTCAGGATGTTGTCCGACTGAATCAAAAGCTGATTGAGCTGGGCAAGGAAAACTGGCAGATGGCACTTTACCCCATTGAACCACATGGCTTCCGTGAGGCTAACAGCTGGACCGATGAGTACAAAAGGATTTTCAAATTATTTGAGGAGCACCTATAG